GTTTGACGGCGACGGTGACCGGTTACAACCAGACCGAAGTGAACTACCGTCCGTCCAGCCAGATGCCACAGTCGACGGGAATCCAGTTCATCTCCGGTACGACCGAGTCAGCTGGTCCCTCGCGAGGCGGTCAGGTGCAGACCGTATACGAAATTCAAAGAGGGGGGAGGTCTAAATGAAGTCACTCAGAGGAAACAGTGTGCGAACCTGCCAGCGAAGAAAAAAGCTGGCAGTATTACGGGAGGCGATTTCCCTGGGATGTATCGTATTGTTTTGTTCGAGCGTCGTGCGGGCACAGGGTCCAGCTGTGCAGAACACCGCGCAGGCCAATCAGAGCACTGCAATACGATCCACCCAGGGTACTTCCGAACTGAGTAACATCGAAGCTTTACGACAGAAGGCAGACAAACCCGTCACGCCGCCGGAACGTCTGGCTGCCCGTATGAATCAGTTTGAATACTCATCCGAGGCGATGGAAGTGACCGAGTCCCTGGCGAATACATTCGGGCAAGGAGACCTGTATACACCTTCGCCCAAGCCACCATTGTTGCGTGATTATTCGCTGATCTACGTACCTGCGCCTGAGCCGATTGTTGTTAAGGTGCACGACATCATCACGATTATGGTAGATGAAAAATCAAGCGTGACCATCGATTCCCGTTTTAACCGGAACCGTACCGAAACACTGAAAGCAGAACTCAAAGAGTTCATGCGGATTGATAACGCCGGAAACCTGGCACCCGCTGCCTTGAACAGTCCCAAGATTGACACGCAGTTGCAGGGACGCCTGCAGAGTACTGGTCAGGTGGCGGACCGCGAAGGGATTCAGTACCGCATCGCCGCGACCGTGGTTGATATTCGCCCGAATGGTAATCTGATTCTGGAAGCCCGCAAAAGCATTCGCAGTAATCGGGATGTCTGGGAATACCGGCTGACGGGAGAGATTCGCAGTAAAGATGTCAATCGCGACAATACGGCATTGAGTGAAAACATTGCCAACCTGGATATCGTCAAACACCAGCGCGGGAAAGTTTACCAGAGTACGAAGCGTCCCTGGGGCGTGGTGTTGTACGACTGGTTCTTCCCGTTTTAATTTTGAGTCTTATTGTTAAACGAATACGGAAATTCATCATGTCTGCCCGGTTCTCCCAATCTGTTATCGTCTGTCTGCTGTTCCTCGGAATGCTGACCTGTTCGCAACAGGAACTGCAGGCACGTACGCGCGTGGAGAATATCTGCAGCGTGTATGGCATGCGGGAGATTAAGCTCACAGGCATGGGACTGGTGGTTGGGCTCGACGGGACGGGTGATGGTGCTAAGAATCTGCCGACGATCCGCAGCCTGGCAGCGGCACTCAAGCACTTGAACAATCCGGTGGTCGATCTCAAGGATCTGGCAGCCGCGAATAACGTGGCACTGGTCATGATCGAAGCCACGATTCCCGCCAGTGGCATTCGCAAAGGGCAGAAGCTGGACTGTTTCGTCAGTTCCATGCTGGGAGCCAAAAGTCTGCGGGGCGGTCGTCTGCTGGTCGCACCAGTGGCGACACCGGAAATCGGTAACGAAGTGTTCGCCGGTCTCTGTTCCGGAGCTGTGATCCTGGAAGATGAACTTTCTCTGGCAACCGGGAAGATTATCAACGGCCTGGTGATGGAGCGGGACTTCGAACTGTCATTTATTGATCGTCGGACCCGTTCGATTACGTTGCTTGTCGATAAGCGTCATGCCGGTTTCCACACTGCCAGTGAAGTCGCCCGTGTCATTAACGCCGAATTCAGTTTTGAAGCAGGGAACCGTCAACTGGCGATTGCCCAGGGACCGGGCCGGGTGTTTATCCGGATTCCCCGTCAATATATCGAATCACCGGTCGAGTTTATTGCTGCTGTGATGGAGGTCGGCATTGATCGTCCGCACCAGCAGGCCCGGGTGGTGGTCAATCCTAAATCACAAACCGTTGTCGTCACCGGCGAAGTCGAAATCAGTCCGGTGGTGATCTCACATAAGAATCTGACCGTAGGCATTGGTAATCCAGCCGAGGGGGGGCTGCCGGGAGGCTTTGTGCCGGTTAATGGACAGCCAGGTCAGCAGAATACGCAACGTCTGCAGGAGCTGGTCGAGGCGTTGAATCAGTTACGCGTGCCTACCGAAGATGTGATCAGCATTATCCGCGAGTTGCATCGTTCCGGAAAACTGCACGCGGAATATGACGAGCACTAAGAGTCCTGTCGTTTACTCAATCATTTTCACAAGGATCACCAGCCATGGCCCCCCTGTCTGGAATTCAAAACAACATTCAACAGAGTACCCTGCTGACACCTGTCAGCCAGGCACCGTCGGAATTACAGCAGCCCGGTCAGAGTTCTCCGGAGCTGAAGGAAGCGTTCCAGAAGTTCGTCGCGGGTACGTTCTATCAGCAGATGTTCAAAGCGCTGCGTTCTGCCCAGGGAAAGCCGGCTTATTTTCACGGTGGCCAGGCGGAAGAGATGTTTCAGTCTCAACTGGACCAGCAGATTTCTGAAGACCTGGCTTCACAGGAAGGAAATGCGTTTTCCGACACGTTGTTCTCGTCATTTTCACGCCAGTTGAATGCGCAGTCGATGAAATCGATCAATGCGGCATCCGGCGTAACACTATAAAAGAACAGTCTTTATACCTGACGAGGGGATTCTGAATAAAACAGACGCGAGAGATAGAGCGATTGTGCCGATTATAACGATAGGCGATTTTCACCGTCCGAGGGGCGGATTATGTAATCCGGGAGAAAGGGGGCTCCCATGCATGCAGCACCAACTGCGCCGGTACCGGCGCAACATCAACAGCTATTGGGGAAACTGACCGGGATCCTGAATGATCTCGAACCCATTCAAAAGAAACTGCTCGAACTCTATGAGCAGAAGTCACAGGCACTGAAACAGGTCGATCCGGAACGGATTGAACAGCTGGCCGTGATCGAAGAGCAGCTCACCAATACGCTGCAGTTCATTCTGCTGAGACGACAGCAACTGTTGCAGACCGCGGAGCAACTCGGTCTGCCCGCCGGTTCCCTGCAGGAACTGCTGCCTGGTCTGGGGCTGGGCATCGAGGTCTCCGAACCGATCGCGGAACGAATTGAAGTCGTGCAGCAGCGGTCGCAGAAGCTCAGGCATGAAAGCTGGGTCCAGTGGATTGTGGCCCAACGTTCGTTTCAGCATTACTCGCAGATCCTGGAGCTGATTGCGCACGCAGGGAAAAAGACGCCGACGTACTCGGGCGGCCAGAATGAAAATGGTTCAGGGGGGGCGATCTTTGACGCATCGGCCTGATTGCGGCTGCCCGTCACGGGCGGAGCAGGGCGATGGTTTAAGAACGCATATATCATTACGGACATACTGCCATGGGACTTAATGCAGCATTATCAATGGCCAAGCAATCGATGGAGGTATTCAGTACCGGCATCCAGGTTGCGGGTCAGAATATCGCCAATGCGGGCACTCCCGGCTACATCCGTGAGAATCTGGTTCTTAATCCGTCCGATCCCTATCGACAGGGGGCGTTGATCACCGGGACGGGAGTGGAGATTTCCGGGATTCAGCAGCAGATCGATCTGTTTCTGGAAACCCGCATCCATTCAGCAAACACCGAATACTCTTCCATCAACGAGCGCGATACGATTTTCAAACAGCTGGAGAGCGAGCTGCGCGAGCTCTCAGGCGGAGACCTGTCGACCGGTCTGAATGATTTTCTGGCCAAGTTGAACAACGCGGTGAATCAGCCTGGCTCGATTCCGGACCGGGAGTTTGTGCTCAGTGAGGCTCAGAAGTTTGCGTCCGAGATCAGTTCGCTGAGACTGCGGATCAACGATCTGCGCGAGACCCAGTCGGTCAACGTGGAAAACCTCGTGAAAGAGGCCAACGAGCTGATCGACAAGATCGTGGACCTGAACCCGAAGATTTCGAAGCTCGAAGCATCCGGACTGTTGCAGAGTGATGCGGGCGCTCTGCGAACCGAGCGGTATAACGCGCTCAATCGACTTTCCGAACTGATCCCGGTGCGGTTTCGCGAACGCGCGGATGGTGCCATCGATGTGTTTACCGGTTCCGATTATCTGGTTCTGGCCGGCTCCTCTCAAAAGCTGACGGTCCAAACCGATACCGATAAAGGGGTTGTCGTTCAGGAAGTGTTCTTATCCCGGACCAATAGTAACATTTCACGAACCGGGGGAGAGCTCAAAGGAATTATCGAAGGTCGCGATGACATCCTGGGGGGCTTTGTGGACCAGCTGGATACCTATGCTTCCAACCTGATCTTTGAGTTCAACAAGATTCATTCTTCCGGAGAAGGGACCGCAGGCTTTGAGCAATTGACCTCCGCGTCTGCGGCACTGGATCCTTCCGCCAATCTGAGTTCAGCGCTTTCGGGGCTGCCCTTCCAGGCGAATCATGGCAGTTTTCAGATTAAAGTCACGAATAAGACGACGGGGATTACCAATACCACAACGATCAATGTCGACCTCGACGGAATCGGGGCGGACACCACGTTAAACAGTCTGGCCAGTGCGCTGAACGGCGTGGCGAATCTGAATTCGAGTGTGTCGACCGATGGTCGGCTGAACCTCAGTGCCGACTCCGATTATGAGTTCCGCTTCTCGAATGATACCAGTGGGGCCCTGGCGGCCATCGGCATCAATACGCTGTTCACGGGGGCCGATTCCAGTGATATCGGAATCAACTCCGTCGTGCGAGATAACCAGCAGTTTCTGGCACTGGGGCAGGGGGGCGGCCCTTCAGATGGCAGCAACGCTGTGGCGCTGGCTGCCTTTTCGCAGCAGCCCATCGAGTCACTTGGGGGCATCACCCTCGACGAGTATTACGATAAAGTGGTATCGAGCATCGCCCAGTCATCCGCTTCTGAGGGTGCGCTGGCGGAAGGCGCTCAGACATTCCGGGATTCACTCAAGAATCAGCGCGAACAGTTCTCCGGAGTGAGTATCGATGAAGAGACCATCAACGTCATGAAGTTCCAGCGTGCGTTTCAGTCTGCCGCCCGACTGGTCAGCACCATCGATGAACTCTTTACCATTCTATTACAAATTTAAACAGACAATATACCCGTGGCGGATTGTCAGAATTGCGTCTCGGAAATGAATGACGGATGCCGTGAATTATGAATATCGGTCCTTTATTACCAGGTCGACTGCCTTCGACGATGCTCTCTGAGCGGTTGAAGACATCGTTGAACAGCAACGCCCGGGAACTGTCGAATCTCCAGCAGCAGGTGGCCACCGGACAGAAGTTTTCCCTGCTCAGTGAATCTCCTGCAGCGGCGCTGCGGACAGTCATTCTGCAGTCCACACTGGAACGTCAGCTACAGTACCAGACCAACATCAGCACCAACCAGAGTCTGCTCGCCATGAGTGAGACGGCGATGAACAGTGTGGGCGATGCGCTCAATACCGCCAAGACGCTGGCACTATCGGGAGTCGGATCGACAGTCTCCGACGCCGAACGCGTGGCACTTGCCGATCAGGTGGCAGCGCTGCGGACACAGGTCATCAACGCGGGCAATACCACGTTTCGCGGTCAATATCTTTTTTCCGGGAGCCTGACCAACGTCGCCCCCTTCCAGGAACTGGCCGACGGGCAGGTGGTCTATCATGGGGACGGTCACCAGGTTCAGTCCTACATCGATACACAGACTCTGCTCTCCAATAACTTCGATGGTATTTCGGCTTTTGCCGCCAGTAGTCCGGAAATCGGGAGCGAAATCGATCCCGCCTTAACGTTACAGACCCGCATCGCCGACCTGCATAGTGGGCGGGGGGCCAAACTGGGGTCGATCTCAGTGACGCTGGATAACGGGACTCCCGAAACTCAGACGATTGATCTTTCCAGGGTAGAGACCATCCAGGATCTCAAAACCGTGCTGGAGAATGCGTTTTCCGGTAGTCCGGTCACGCTGACGGTCGACATCGATCCTTCGAGTCAGAACGGACTGCGGTTAACTCCCTCTGCGGGAACCGTGGCGGTTTCCAATGTTTCCGGTTCGAGTCTGGCGACGCAATTGGGGATTGCCAGTACCGCGGTGGCACAAATCAACGGAGGCGACCTCGATCCGGGGATCACCCTGCAGACCACGCTGGCTTCTCTGAATGGGGGGGGCGGAATCGGCTCGACTGTCGGAACCGGACTTGTCATCAATCATGGAGGCGAGACCCACACTGTCGACCTGTCGACGGCGACCACCATTGAAGATGTCTTCAACCTGATTCGTACGGCTGATCCTAATCTTAATCTGGGAATCAATGAGGCCCAGAATGGACTGGCGATTTCAAGTCGCATCAGTGGTGCGGACTTCTCAATTGGTGAGAACAACGGCGGATCCAATGCCGCAGGACTGGGGATTGCCACCTTTTCTGCCAGTACGCCCCTTTCGGAACTGAATTACGGGCGGGGCGTCGATGTTAATTCTTCGAATAAGCTGCAGATCAACCGGCGCGATGGAAGTACCATCAATATTGATCTGAGCGGTGCGACGACCGTGCAGGACGTGCTGGATAAGATCAATGACTTTGAGACGTTCGACGGTACCACGCCGCTGGCGGATCTGAATCTGGGGCAGGGCGTTCCAGTCGGGGCGACCACCCTGGATATTACCCGGCGAGACAGTTCCGTGGCGAATGTGAGTCTGGCCGGCGATGCGACCGTGCAGGATGTGCTGGACTCGATCAACGCCGTGGATCCAGGAAATCTGGTTGCGAGTATCGACCCGAATACGAATGCGATTCGCATTTCCGATAATTCGGGGACCGGGCCGTTGAGTATCGCCAGCAATGCGGTTTCCGATGCACTGGGGCTGGCGGTCAGTGAGACCGGGACCGATAACAGTGTGCCTCTGCAGGGAAACTTTATTCCCATCAAGCTGCAGGCCACACTGAATAGCACGGGGAACGGCATTACCATCTATGATGCCTCAGGCACCGGACCGTTGGAGATTCCGCCGATTGAACTCGCCTATGCATTGGGGATCGATGGTACCGAATCCGGCAGTGACCCGCTGGTGGGGTTGCAGGGGAAAGAACCCAATCCGAAAGAAGCGACGGGAGTGCTAAATCTGCTGTCCCGCCTGGAAACGGCATTGCGGAACAATGACAATCAGGGAATTGAGCGGATCGGGGTGAAACTGGATGCCGAAATCAATCGCGTGAATGGCGTGCGATCGGAGATCGGGAACCGGTTGAGTATTCTCGAGGACGCCAGTGGTCGACTGCAGGATCAGGAAGTGCAGATCAGGGAAGCCATTTCCCGGGATTTTGATACCGACCTGACGGAAGTGATTGTTGAGATCACCCAGCGCCAGACGGCCTTTCAGGCAAATCTCCAGGTAACCTCGCAGGCCTTGCAGCTGACGCTGCTCTCCTTCCTTTAATCAGGACTGACAGGACGCATTTTCGCCACCTGATGCCAGCCCGTACCGGTTTTCTCTCCTTTTTTGCCTTCTGGCCCGGATTTTCCTCCTCGCTGAAGTTGAAGATCGCCTGCAAAAAGGTTACTGTTACCCGCTCCCTTGAGGTTGGTATGCGCTCTCTTTACCGGCGTAAACCGGCCTGCTACAGACTTTTTGAAGTCAATCTGAAGACGCCCGGATGTTGGGCGTTTTGATATAAGTCTATAATATAGTATCGTTTACGTTTGAGGAATAACCGGTGTCTACTACAAAATCTT
This is a stretch of genomic DNA from Gimesia sp.. It encodes these proteins:
- the flgL gene encoding flagellar hook-associated protein FlgL, which translates into the protein MNIGPLLPGRLPSTMLSERLKTSLNSNARELSNLQQQVATGQKFSLLSESPAAALRTVILQSTLERQLQYQTNISTNQSLLAMSETAMNSVGDALNTAKTLALSGVGSTVSDAERVALADQVAALRTQVINAGNTTFRGQYLFSGSLTNVAPFQELADGQVVYHGDGHQVQSYIDTQTLLSNNFDGISAFAASSPEIGSEIDPALTLQTRIADLHSGRGAKLGSISVTLDNGTPETQTIDLSRVETIQDLKTVLENAFSGSPVTLTVDIDPSSQNGLRLTPSAGTVAVSNVSGSSLATQLGIASTAVAQINGGDLDPGITLQTTLASLNGGGGIGSTVGTGLVINHGGETHTVDLSTATTIEDVFNLIRTADPNLNLGINEAQNGLAISSRISGADFSIGENNGGSNAAGLGIATFSASTPLSELNYGRGVDVNSSNKLQINRRDGSTINIDLSGATTVQDVLDKINDFETFDGTTPLADLNLGQGVPVGATTLDITRRDSSVANVSLAGDATVQDVLDSINAVDPGNLVASIDPNTNAIRISDNSGTGPLSIASNAVSDALGLAVSETGTDNSVPLQGNFIPIKLQATLNSTGNGITIYDASGTGPLEIPPIELAYALGIDGTESGSDPLVGLQGKEPNPKEATGVLNLLSRLETALRNNDNQGIERIGVKLDAEINRVNGVRSEIGNRLSILEDASGRLQDQEVQIREAISRDFDTDLTEVIVEITQRQTAFQANLQVTSQALQLTLLSFL
- a CDS encoding rod-binding protein, with the translated sequence MAPLSGIQNNIQQSTLLTPVSQAPSELQQPGQSSPELKEAFQKFVAGTFYQQMFKALRSAQGKPAYFHGGQAEEMFQSQLDQQISEDLASQEGNAFSDTLFSSFSRQLNAQSMKSINAASGVTL
- a CDS encoding flagellar basal body L-ring protein FlgH, whose protein sequence is MKSLRGNSVRTCQRRKKLAVLREAISLGCIVLFCSSVVRAQGPAVQNTAQANQSTAIRSTQGTSELSNIEALRQKADKPVTPPERLAARMNQFEYSSEAMEVTESLANTFGQGDLYTPSPKPPLLRDYSLIYVPAPEPIVVKVHDIITIMVDEKSSVTIDSRFNRNRTETLKAELKEFMRIDNAGNLAPAALNSPKIDTQLQGRLQSTGQVADREGIQYRIAATVVDIRPNGNLILEARKSIRSNRDVWEYRLTGEIRSKDVNRDNTALSENIANLDIVKHQRGKVYQSTKRPWGVVLYDWFFPF
- the flgN gene encoding flagellar export chaperone FlgN; the protein is MHAAPTAPVPAQHQQLLGKLTGILNDLEPIQKKLLELYEQKSQALKQVDPERIEQLAVIEEQLTNTLQFILLRRQQLLQTAEQLGLPAGSLQELLPGLGLGIEVSEPIAERIEVVQQRSQKLRHESWVQWIVAQRSFQHYSQILELIAHAGKKTPTYSGGQNENGSGGAIFDASA
- a CDS encoding flagellar basal body P-ring protein FlgI, which codes for MSARFSQSVIVCLLFLGMLTCSQQELQARTRVENICSVYGMREIKLTGMGLVVGLDGTGDGAKNLPTIRSLAAALKHLNNPVVDLKDLAAANNVALVMIEATIPASGIRKGQKLDCFVSSMLGAKSLRGGRLLVAPVATPEIGNEVFAGLCSGAVILEDELSLATGKIINGLVMERDFELSFIDRRTRSITLLVDKRHAGFHTASEVARVINAEFSFEAGNRQLAIAQGPGRVFIRIPRQYIESPVEFIAAVMEVGIDRPHQQARVVVNPKSQTVVVTGEVEISPVVISHKNLTVGIGNPAEGGLPGGFVPVNGQPGQQNTQRLQELVEALNQLRVPTEDVISIIRELHRSGKLHAEYDEH
- the flgK gene encoding flagellar hook-associated protein FlgK; the encoded protein is MAKQSMEVFSTGIQVAGQNIANAGTPGYIRENLVLNPSDPYRQGALITGTGVEISGIQQQIDLFLETRIHSANTEYSSINERDTIFKQLESELRELSGGDLSTGLNDFLAKLNNAVNQPGSIPDREFVLSEAQKFASEISSLRLRINDLRETQSVNVENLVKEANELIDKIVDLNPKISKLEASGLLQSDAGALRTERYNALNRLSELIPVRFRERADGAIDVFTGSDYLVLAGSSQKLTVQTDTDKGVVVQEVFLSRTNSNISRTGGELKGIIEGRDDILGGFVDQLDTYASNLIFEFNKIHSSGEGTAGFEQLTSASAALDPSANLSSALSGLPFQANHGSFQIKVTNKTTGITNTTTINVDLDGIGADTTLNSLASALNGVANLNSSVSTDGRLNLSADSDYEFRFSNDTSGALAAIGINTLFTGADSSDIGINSVVRDNQQFLALGQGGGPSDGSNAVALAAFSQQPIESLGGITLDEYYDKVVSSIAQSSASEGALAEGAQTFRDSLKNQREQFSGVSIDEETINVMKFQRAFQSAARLVSTIDELFTILLQI